The following proteins are co-located in the Paralichthys olivaceus isolate ysfri-2021 chromosome 10, ASM2471397v2, whole genome shotgun sequence genome:
- the pou3f3a gene encoding POU domain, class 3, transcription factor 3-A, translating into MLCGMATATSSPYLASSRILSGPVLHSDRRGGGMQPGSTAVTSVSSGYRGDPSVKMVQSDFMQGAMVASNGGHMLSHAHQWVTSLPHAAAAAAAAAVAAVEAGSPWPPSSQPQEVKRNGGREDLHSGSALHHRSPHLGPHQTHPGSWGGSSAAHISISEGPQQQQQQSLIYSQPGGFTVNGMLSSHAGQSLMHPGLVRGQSPELDHGSQHHHQHHHHNHHTHLHQHHGVNHEPHSDEDTPTSDDLEHFAKQFKQRRIKLGFTQADVGLALGTLYGNVFSQTTICRFEALQLSFKNMCKLKPLLNKWLEEADSTTGSPTSIDKIATQGRKRKKRTSIEVSVKGALESHFLKCPKPSAQEINSLADTLQLEKEVVRVWFCNRRQKEKRMTPPGLPRTPEDAYSQVGSMGPDTPSPSIDCKRMYSDT; encoded by the coding sequence ATGCTTTGTGGGATGGCAACCGCCACCTCCAGTCCATATCTAGCTAGCAGCAGGATTTTATCCGGCCCGGTCCTTCACTCTGACCGAAGGGGTGGTGGCATGCAGCCGGGCAGCACCGCTGTGACCAGTGTTTCCAGTGGATACAGAGGAGACCCGTCAGTTAAGATGGTGCAGAGTGACTTCATGCAGGGAGCCATGGTAGCGAGCAACGGGGGCCACATGCTCAGCCACGCTCACCAGTGGGTCACATCGTTGCCGCACGCCGCAGCCGCCGCAGCCGCAGCCGCGGTGGCAGCAGTCGAGGCCGGCTCCCCGTGGCCGCCCAGCTCCCAGCCgcaggaggtgaagagaaacGGCGGCAGGGAGGACCTCCACTCCGGCTCCGCTCTGCACCACAGGTCCCCACATCTGGGACCCCATCAGACGCACCCGGGAAGTTGGGGAGGCTCCTCCGCGGCGCACATCAGCATCTCAGAGgggccacagcagcagcaacagcagtcCCTCATCTACTCCCAGCCAGGCGGGTTTACTGTCAACGGGATGCTCAGCTCACACGCCGGACAGAGCCTCATGCACCCGGGGCTGGTGCGCGGCCAGTCCCCGGAGCTGGACCACGGCAGCCAGCATcaccaccagcatcaccaccacaatcaccacacacacctccaccagcaTCACGGTGTGAACCATGAGCCGCACTCAGACGAGGACACACCGACGTCGGACGACTTGGAGCATTTCGCCAAACAGTTCAAACAGCGACGGATCAAGCTCGGTTTTACGCAGGCGGACGTGGGCTTGGCGTTGGGCACCTTGTACGGCAACGTGTTCTCACAGACCACCATCTGCAGGTTCGAGGCGCTGCAGCTGAGCTTTAAGAACATGTGCAAGCTGAAGCCTCTGCTCAACAAATGGCTGGAGGAGGCCGACTCCACGACCGGGAGCCCGACCAGCATCGACAAGATCGCCACGCAgggcaggaagaggaaaaagcGCACATCCATCGAGGTGAGCGTGAAAGGCGCGCTGGAGAGCCACTTCCTCAAGTGTCCCAAACCCTCCGCGCAGGAGATCAATTCTCTGGCGGACACTctgcagctggagaaggaggtggTCCGGGTCTGGTTCTGCAACCGCAGGCAGAAAGAGAAGCGCATGACGCCCCCTGGACTCCCGCGCACCCCGGAGGACGCGTACTCACAGGTGGGCAGCATGGGTCCCGATACTCCGTCACCCTCCATAGACTGCAAGAGGATGTACAGCGACACGTGA
- the tmem182a gene encoding transmembrane protein 182 isoform X1 — MKLSVALFFAGLFGALAAVFILLSFGTDYWLLASESCHPNPEGTVGPVGVTIERGDVMLQEDHKDVTLYHEGFFWKCSFGGNTDDDDLLWKLWFTGVSETLNTANQPHSKVCMHAYLFPFPVSHQTHNATEYDSAIIYRGFWSIFMLIGVAAVVLGGFIIICAAPFASHRLYKAGGGLFLTSGIFLLCVVVMYVLWLQVLDVVEVYINHQRSTLCPNFQLSISYGLSFMFAPIGIFFCLLSGLLFLLIGRTIKIHC; from the exons TCTTCGGGGCGCTGGCAGCCGTGTTCATTCTCCTCTCTTTTGGAACTGATTACTGGCTGCTTGCCTCAGAGAGCTGCCACCCAAATCCTGAAGGCACCGTTGGGCCTGTTGGTGTGACTATAGAG CGAGGAGATGTGATGTTGCAGGAGGATCATAAGGATGTAACTCTGTACCATGAGGGCTTCTTCTGGAAGTGTTCCTTTGGAGGCAACACGGATGATGACGACCTGCTGTGGAAACTCTGGTTCA ctgGTGTCTCTGAGACCCTAAACACAG CAAATCAGCCACACTCCAAAGTGTGCATGCACGCCTATCTCTTCCCATTCCCTGTGTCTCATCAGACCCACAATGCCACAGAGTACGATTCTGCTATAA TCTACAGAGGCTTCTGGAGCATCTTCATGCTCATTGGTGTGGCAGCTGTGGTGCTCGGTGGGTTCATCATCATCTGTGCTGCTCCATTCGCCAGCCACCGCCTCTATAAAGCAGGAGGAGGCCTCTTCCTGACATCGG gtattttcctgctgtgtgtggttgtgatgTACGTACTGTGGCTGCAGGTGCTGGACGTAGTGGAAGTCTACATCAACCACCAGCGCTCAACGCTGTGTCCAAACTTCCAACTGTCCATCAGCTATGGTCTATCCTTCATGTTTGCCCCCATTGGCATCTTCTTCTGCCTCCTGTCTggccttcttttcctcctcatcgGCAGAACCATCAAGATTCACTGTTGA
- the tmem182a gene encoding transmembrane protein 182 isoform X2: MKLSVALFFAGLFGALAAVFILLSFGTDYWLLASESCHPNPEGTVGPVGVTIERGDVMLQEDHKDVTLYHEGFFWKCSFGGNTDDDDLLWKLWFTNQPHSKVCMHAYLFPFPVSHQTHNATEYDSAIIYRGFWSIFMLIGVAAVVLGGFIIICAAPFASHRLYKAGGGLFLTSGIFLLCVVVMYVLWLQVLDVVEVYINHQRSTLCPNFQLSISYGLSFMFAPIGIFFCLLSGLLFLLIGRTIKIHC, translated from the exons TCTTCGGGGCGCTGGCAGCCGTGTTCATTCTCCTCTCTTTTGGAACTGATTACTGGCTGCTTGCCTCAGAGAGCTGCCACCCAAATCCTGAAGGCACCGTTGGGCCTGTTGGTGTGACTATAGAG CGAGGAGATGTGATGTTGCAGGAGGATCATAAGGATGTAACTCTGTACCATGAGGGCTTCTTCTGGAAGTGTTCCTTTGGAGGCAACACGGATGATGACGACCTGCTGTGGAAACTCTGGTTCA CAAATCAGCCACACTCCAAAGTGTGCATGCACGCCTATCTCTTCCCATTCCCTGTGTCTCATCAGACCCACAATGCCACAGAGTACGATTCTGCTATAA TCTACAGAGGCTTCTGGAGCATCTTCATGCTCATTGGTGTGGCAGCTGTGGTGCTCGGTGGGTTCATCATCATCTGTGCTGCTCCATTCGCCAGCCACCGCCTCTATAAAGCAGGAGGAGGCCTCTTCCTGACATCGG gtattttcctgctgtgtgtggttgtgatgTACGTACTGTGGCTGCAGGTGCTGGACGTAGTGGAAGTCTACATCAACCACCAGCGCTCAACGCTGTGTCCAAACTTCCAACTGTCCATCAGCTATGGTCTATCCTTCATGTTTGCCCCCATTGGCATCTTCTTCTGCCTCCTGTCTggccttcttttcctcctcatcgGCAGAACCATCAAGATTCACTGTTGA